Proteins from a single region of Sphaerochaeta globosa str. Buddy:
- a CDS encoding sugar kinase: MKGSQVITIGESLVAFIPNAHTKLRYVQQFSKVVAGAESNVAVGLSKLGHPTSWVSKVGTDEFGQYIIRELRAEGVDTSHVLVSDEGPSGIMFKQFSANLASQVFYYRKGSAASTLKVRDLDWEYLKGAKILHLSGITPALSASCRDVVYELFSFAKQEGIPISFDPNIRRKLWSEAEAKRTLSPLIVQADIVLMGEDEGELLLASNDRHRIASLLLEKGAKAVGIKRGGDGAYVADATGIFDIPPYPVKVVDTIGAGDAFNAGFLAGILEGSPIQHCARMGALMGALAVSSYGDVEGLPDRKAFDDLMLDEKEIER; the protein is encoded by the coding sequence ATGAAGGGCAGCCAAGTAATCACCATCGGAGAGAGTCTGGTAGCATTTATACCCAATGCACACACCAAACTTCGGTATGTCCAGCAGTTTAGCAAAGTGGTTGCAGGGGCTGAGAGCAACGTAGCGGTGGGGCTTTCCAAGCTTGGGCATCCCACCAGCTGGGTCAGCAAGGTCGGCACCGATGAGTTCGGACAGTACATCATTCGTGAATTACGCGCCGAGGGTGTCGATACCAGCCATGTTTTGGTCAGTGACGAAGGGCCTTCAGGTATTATGTTCAAGCAATTCTCCGCAAACTTGGCTTCCCAAGTCTTCTATTACAGGAAAGGATCGGCTGCCAGTACGCTGAAAGTTCGTGACCTCGATTGGGAATACCTGAAAGGAGCAAAGATTTTGCACCTTTCAGGCATTACTCCGGCTTTGAGCGCATCCTGCAGGGATGTGGTGTATGAACTCTTCTCGTTTGCAAAACAAGAAGGCATTCCTATCAGTTTCGATCCGAATATCCGTCGCAAGCTATGGAGTGAAGCAGAGGCCAAGCGCACCTTGTCACCGCTCATTGTTCAGGCTGACATTGTTCTGATGGGAGAAGATGAAGGGGAACTGCTGCTTGCCAGCAATGACCGACACCGTATTGCTTCCCTGTTGCTGGAAAAAGGGGCTAAAGCCGTAGGAATCAAGCGTGGTGGGGATGGGGCCTATGTTGCCGATGCAACAGGGATTTTCGATATCCCACCCTATCCGGTAAAGGTAGTGGATACCATAGGGGCAGGCGATGCATTCAATGCGGGTTTTCTTGCAGGAATCCTGGAGGGAAGCCCCATCCAGCACTGCGCTAGGATGGGTGCTCTGATGGGAGCGTTGGCGGTAAGCAGCTATGGTGATGTGGAAGGCTTACCCGATCGCAAGGCCTTTGATGATTTGATGTTGGATGAGAAGGAAATCGAACGATGA
- a CDS encoding endonuclease III domain-containing protein, with amino-acid sequence MNKKQRMQEIFSTLDTLLPQTIQFLEQRDPFRFLISVILSAQTTDRIVNVVAKELFAKYPDKQTLAQASSEDVESIIYPTGYYRNKAKHIIACSEALLDCDLPDTMEELVKLPGVGRKTASCVLGDIYGKCAIIVDTHFSRVVNRLGLVDTKDPEKVEKQIAVLLDDPKQYRFSMTANLFGRTVCHAKKPECENCPLSSLCPSRDAFLKARSKG; translated from the coding sequence ATGAATAAGAAACAACGCATGCAAGAGATATTTTCAACCTTGGATACCCTGCTTCCCCAAACCATACAGTTTTTGGAACAACGCGATCCCTTCCGATTCCTCATCAGTGTCATTCTTTCGGCACAAACAACCGACAGGATTGTGAATGTTGTCGCCAAGGAGTTGTTTGCCAAGTACCCGGACAAGCAAACCCTTGCCCAAGCTTCGTCAGAGGATGTTGAAAGCATTATTTACCCCACCGGATACTATCGCAACAAGGCTAAGCACATTATCGCCTGCTCCGAGGCCCTCTTGGATTGCGACCTGCCCGATACCATGGAAGAATTGGTCAAGCTTCCCGGGGTAGGGCGCAAAACAGCCAGTTGTGTGCTGGGAGACATCTACGGTAAATGCGCAATTATAGTAGATACTCACTTCTCTCGGGTGGTGAACCGCTTGGGCTTGGTCGATACCAAGGACCCGGAGAAGGTGGAAAAACAGATAGCTGTTCTTTTGGATGACCCCAAGCAGTACCGCTTCTCAATGACGGCCAATCTTTTTGGCAGGACAGTGTGCCATGCCAAGAAACCGGAGTGTGAGAACTGTCCGCTCAGCTCTCTTTGCCCGAGTCGAGATGCCTTTCTGAAAGCACGTTCCAAAGGGTGA
- the thrC gene encoding threonine synthase, whose product MKFVSTRGKEPAVTASEAIMQGLAPDGGLYVPQSFPALTHLAIHEISSYPELAFEVLAPFFEDDPLKDDLAEICMDAFNFPVPLVTLRDQETVLELFHGPTAAFKDFGARFLAACMERMLTKEQRKLTILVATSGDTGGAVAAAFAGRKGIDVKVLYPKGRVSGRQQQQLTCWGGNIQAYEVDGSFDDCQKMVKDAFMDSELSQQWGLSSANSINLGRLLPQSVYYVFASHLYTQAFGKKPIFIIPSGNVGNSCAAFWALTMGAPIEQIVLSVNENKTIPDFLSSGTYQTRASVQTLANAMDVGAPSNMERLFNLYPNTDTLRSMISAYAVNDQTIEATIKEVYEELGYILCPHTATGERVRRDHFAGKPTIVVSTAHPAKFEQVVEPLIKQTVEVPENLAKLLMKPSSFKAIGTDYRQLFN is encoded by the coding sequence ATGAAGTTTGTATCAACACGCGGTAAAGAGCCGGCAGTCACTGCCAGTGAAGCCATTATGCAAGGACTGGCCCCGGATGGGGGCCTGTATGTTCCCCAATCGTTTCCTGCCCTGACGCATCTTGCAATCCATGAGATATCCAGCTACCCCGAACTTGCGTTCGAAGTTCTCGCACCCTTTTTTGAAGATGATCCACTGAAGGATGACCTTGCAGAAATCTGCATGGATGCCTTCAATTTTCCCGTTCCCTTGGTTACGCTTCGGGACCAGGAGACGGTTCTTGAACTTTTCCACGGCCCTACGGCAGCGTTCAAGGATTTCGGGGCCCGCTTCCTTGCAGCATGCATGGAGCGCATGCTTACCAAAGAGCAACGCAAGCTCACTATCCTGGTTGCCACCAGCGGTGATACCGGAGGGGCGGTAGCCGCAGCGTTTGCCGGTCGTAAAGGCATTGACGTGAAGGTATTGTATCCCAAGGGCCGGGTGAGCGGACGCCAACAGCAACAACTTACCTGCTGGGGTGGGAATATTCAGGCGTATGAGGTTGACGGATCCTTCGATGACTGCCAGAAAATGGTCAAGGATGCCTTCATGGATTCGGAACTCTCCCAGCAATGGGGACTCTCCAGTGCCAATTCCATCAATCTGGGGCGGCTCCTTCCCCAGAGTGTGTACTACGTGTTTGCTTCCCATCTCTATACCCAGGCGTTCGGCAAAAAACCGATCTTCATTATTCCCAGCGGCAACGTCGGCAACAGCTGTGCAGCTTTCTGGGCTTTGACGATGGGAGCTCCCATCGAGCAGATTGTTCTTTCGGTGAATGAGAATAAAACCATTCCCGACTTCCTAAGTAGCGGAACCTACCAGACACGAGCTTCGGTGCAAACCTTGGCAAATGCCATGGATGTAGGGGCCCCGAGCAATATGGAACGTCTTTTCAACCTCTATCCGAATACCGATACCCTCAGAAGCATGATCAGCGCCTATGCCGTAAACGACCAAACGATTGAAGCCACGATCAAGGAGGTCTATGAGGAGCTTGGGTATATTCTTTGCCCTCATACGGCTACAGGAGAAAGGGTCAGACGGGACCATTTTGCAGGCAAGCCCACCATTGTGGTTTCTACCGCCCACCCGGCCAAGTTTGAGCAAGTGGTCGAGCCATTGATCAAACAGACCGTTGAGGTTCCTGAGAATCTGGCCAAGTTGCTTATGAAGCCTTCCAGCTTCAAGGCGATCGGCACTGATTACAGGCAGTTGTTCAACTAA
- a CDS encoding tripartite tricarboxylate transporter TctB family protein produces MKKANFIVSGVFAAFAIVIIAISLGYPPSNHGVPGPGMFPILIAGLILISALTLALLTLRMPKEKDTEIDLKSKNVLNVYITMAGLIVYAITFPLIGFIVTSSIMLTLYIKWFGKRSWWKCILIGVLFSIGIFLLFGSVLNVPMRFGLLI; encoded by the coding sequence ATGAAAAAAGCCAATTTTATTGTCAGCGGCGTGTTTGCCGCTTTTGCGATTGTTATCATCGCCATCTCTTTGGGATATCCTCCCAGTAATCATGGGGTTCCCGGGCCCGGCATGTTCCCCATCCTGATAGCCGGTCTCATCCTTATCTCAGCACTGACTCTTGCCCTTCTGACGCTCCGTATGCCGAAGGAAAAGGATACAGAAATCGACCTGAAAAGCAAGAACGTCTTGAATGTGTACATCACCATGGCAGGGCTTATTGTCTATGCAATAACATTTCCCCTGATTGGATTCATCGTTACCAGCTCTATCATGCTTACTCTGTATATCAAATGGTTTGGAAAACGTTCTTGGTGGAAATGCATCTTGATTGGTGTGTTGTTTTCCATTGGCATCTTCTTGCTCTTCGGTTCAGTACTCAATGTGCCGATGCGTTTTGGCTTGCTCATATAG
- a CDS encoding tripartite tricarboxylate transporter permease yields MLLEVLSSVFSFQILLFIILGVFTGICIGALPGLTATMGVALVLPLTFGMEAIPGILLLIGVYVGAIYGGSISAILLRTPGTPAAAATVLDGYEFSKRGESGRALGISTVSSFIGGVVSVLALWLISPQLAKLALRFSAPEFFLLAVFGLSIIASISGNSLAKGVLCGALGISLSFIGIDNITGYPRFTFNNINLLSGMSFIPVMIGLFAMSQAFSTVEKIFVPDQVTQKISKVWPSKSDWKVILKITPISGVIGTIIGIVPGAGAEIGAFVSYGQAKRMSKHPERFGTGIPEGIAAPEAGNNGVTGGALIPMLTMGVPGDAVAAILIGALTVQGLQPGPLLFTEHTTLVYSIFLGMFVANVTMLVLGLSSLKLFVKVLSVPKAILTPMIFILCVVGSYAINTNFFDVGVMLFFGILGYFMQKADISVSPAVLGLILGPMAETNYRRALLMSEGSYSIFFASPIAWVFVILTLITLLGPVVGDVLKKKRVA; encoded by the coding sequence ATGCTACTAGAAGTATTAAGCTCAGTATTCAGCTTCCAGATACTCCTTTTTATCATTTTGGGAGTTTTTACCGGCATTTGCATCGGAGCGCTTCCTGGTCTTACAGCAACTATGGGTGTAGCCCTGGTTCTACCGCTTACCTTCGGTATGGAAGCTATTCCCGGTATTCTGTTGCTTATCGGTGTCTATGTGGGCGCAATTTATGGTGGATCCATTTCTGCAATCCTACTCAGGACTCCGGGAACGCCGGCTGCCGCGGCCACGGTCTTGGACGGGTATGAATTTTCCAAGCGCGGTGAAAGTGGCCGTGCTTTGGGTATTTCTACGGTGTCTTCCTTTATTGGAGGAGTTGTCAGTGTTTTGGCCTTGTGGTTGATCTCCCCGCAGCTTGCAAAGCTTGCTCTGCGCTTCAGCGCCCCCGAATTCTTTCTGCTTGCAGTCTTCGGCCTTTCCATCATCGCCTCCATTTCAGGAAACAGTCTGGCAAAAGGTGTGCTGTGCGGTGCTTTGGGTATCAGCCTCTCGTTCATCGGGATCGACAATATCACCGGCTATCCCCGATTCACATTCAACAATATCAATCTGCTCAGCGGGATGTCATTCATTCCAGTTATGATCGGTCTGTTTGCGATGAGTCAAGCTTTCTCAACTGTTGAGAAGATTTTTGTTCCCGACCAGGTCACCCAGAAAATTTCCAAAGTTTGGCCGAGCAAGAGCGACTGGAAAGTGATTCTCAAAATCACGCCCATTTCTGGTGTCATCGGCACAATCATCGGCATTGTTCCCGGAGCCGGGGCAGAAATCGGAGCGTTTGTTTCTTATGGACAGGCAAAGCGTATGTCCAAACATCCTGAACGCTTCGGCACCGGTATACCCGAGGGTATTGCTGCTCCAGAGGCTGGCAACAATGGTGTAACCGGCGGTGCCTTGATTCCTATGCTCACCATGGGTGTTCCCGGTGATGCAGTTGCAGCAATCCTTATTGGTGCCCTTACGGTACAAGGGTTGCAGCCGGGGCCTCTTTTGTTCACCGAACATACAACCTTGGTCTATTCAATATTCTTGGGTATGTTTGTTGCAAATGTTACGATGTTGGTGCTGGGGCTTTCCAGCTTGAAGTTGTTTGTGAAGGTGCTCTCTGTTCCGAAGGCAATCCTCACACCCATGATTTTCATTCTCTGTGTGGTTGGCTCGTATGCCATCAACACCAACTTCTTCGATGTGGGTGTCATGCTCTTCTTCGGTATTCTTGGCTACTTCATGCAGAAGGCCGATATCTCGGTCTCCCCTGCCGTGCTTGGCTTAATCCTCGGACCGATGGCGGAAACCAACTATAGACGGGCTTTACTGATGAGCGAAGGTTCCTACTCCATCTTCTTTGCTTCCCCGATTGCATGGGTCTTTGTCATTTTGACGTTGATCACGTTGCTTGGACCGGTAGTCGGCGATGTATTGAAGAAAAAGCGCGTAGCGTAA
- a CDS encoding IclR family transcriptional regulator: MTESTHRTTARILDILELVAEHPTGITLADIARRLEIPKSSLHPLVTTLSARKYLNYNHREEQYYAGESLFVYGNKFINNVDILEQIRSVLLSVNQKTNETLYFGVLSDLDVLYLVKMDLFSQFRVISNPGNKLPAYSTGYGKALLSQFSKEQMEQFYPAGTLKPVTGKTIKTVAELNGQLAEIRRTGFSYENGESTDGIQCVATAIDVDGAILAGMSIAVPEFRYTQEREALFKTLLLDAKAQIRKIISEHRNHWIYSGELV, encoded by the coding sequence ATGACTGAATCTACGCACCGAACCACAGCGAGAATTCTTGACATATTGGAATTGGTTGCAGAACATCCGACAGGAATCACCCTTGCCGACATTGCCCGTCGACTTGAAATTCCCAAGAGCAGTCTGCATCCGCTGGTCACCACCCTCTCTGCACGCAAATACCTTAACTACAACCATAGGGAAGAACAGTACTACGCCGGGGAGAGTCTGTTTGTGTACGGCAACAAATTCATCAATAATGTCGATATTCTGGAGCAGATCAGGAGCGTACTGCTTTCGGTCAATCAGAAAACCAACGAGACACTCTATTTCGGCGTACTTTCCGATCTGGATGTTTTGTACTTGGTGAAAATGGACCTTTTCTCCCAGTTCAGGGTGATATCCAACCCCGGCAATAAGCTGCCTGCCTATAGTACCGGATATGGCAAAGCACTGCTCAGTCAGTTTTCCAAGGAACAAATGGAACAGTTTTATCCGGCTGGCACGCTTAAGCCTGTGACCGGAAAAACAATTAAAACTGTTGCTGAACTCAATGGACAGCTTGCCGAAATACGACGTACAGGGTTCTCCTATGAAAACGGAGAGTCGACCGACGGTATTCAATGCGTGGCAACCGCCATTGATGTGGACGGTGCAATACTCGCGGGAATGAGCATTGCAGTGCCTGAATTTAGATATACCCAGGAGCGGGAAGCTTTGTTTAAAACGCTTTTGCTCGATGCGAAAGCACAAATACGAAAGATCATCAGTGAGCACCGCAACCATTGGATCTATAGTGGAGAGTTAGTATGA
- the thrA gene encoding bifunctional aspartate kinase/homoserine dehydrogenase I, whose protein sequence is MSSIRVHAVESANLVSKDGCEKILRIFKSAKETHQVFVLAPLRDTEFELSSLLLSAKGRDERLWSLQEQRFSSWTMLVETILSVPSGKKVLERIKQGFADIEDILRSVWLVEEVSSGVQRYLEKLCDSWIADLLCHYATTSGITADMAEYGAVSSIAPQTYQMLFVYGQLPQAEGSFLRDGRSEYAASHLAGVLGAQGVTFWNNTSLLKNADSNEVPSALVIRSLSYSEATELSFFGAPVIHPQALLPAINKSINVQLRWWGQEDEEGTSISKDGEGEQLNRVKGFSIIHDIALINVEGAGMSGVIGIASRLFSAMRKASISVVLISQASSEYSICFAVPESQMENACSVAKDAFAHEMNEHLIQSIEGEPGLAILAAVGKQMTGQAGIAGKFFSSLGRAGVNVIAIAQGSSETNISAVIKGSDSKKALRALHARFFLSKQALSVGLIGPGNIGSTLLEQIASESHRLKEQFGVDIHIRGIANSKKMMLDQDGIDPSHWKERFETEAVPLDLELFTRHIGATYFPHSLLIDCTTSSLLAQQYDSWLEMGIHVITPNKKAGTAPMAYYNKLFDTCLRTGRRFLYETTVGAGLPVICTLKDLVQTGDRIHRIEGIVSGTLAWLFSTYDGTVPFSTLVRKAKEMGYTEPDPRDDLSGMDVGRKTVILAREMGYEVEFEDIPIQSMVPDGMASLSIEAFMQNLEALDLSIEQAYRTAALKQEKLRYVGIVDEQGSCSATLASFGVDHPFAQTSGTDNVICFTTDRYLTQPLVIKGPGAGREVTAGGVFSDMLRLAAYLGARI, encoded by the coding sequence ATGAGCAGTATTCGTGTACATGCAGTAGAGAGCGCCAACCTAGTCTCTAAAGATGGTTGTGAGAAGATTTTACGTATTTTCAAATCGGCAAAGGAGACTCATCAGGTCTTCGTGCTGGCACCGCTTAGGGATACGGAGTTTGAGCTTTCCAGCCTCCTGCTCTCGGCAAAAGGGCGCGATGAGCGGCTCTGGTCGCTTCAGGAGCAACGGTTCTCCAGCTGGACGATGTTGGTTGAAACCATACTATCCGTCCCCTCGGGTAAAAAAGTGCTGGAACGCATCAAGCAGGGGTTTGCAGACATAGAAGACATACTTCGTTCTGTATGGTTGGTGGAGGAAGTCTCCAGTGGTGTACAGCGCTATCTTGAGAAGCTCTGCGACAGCTGGATAGCTGATCTGCTCTGTCACTACGCGACTACCAGCGGAATCACAGCCGACATGGCTGAGTACGGTGCTGTTTCATCCATCGCTCCCCAAACATATCAAATGCTCTTCGTATATGGCCAGCTTCCCCAAGCAGAGGGCTCTTTCTTGCGTGATGGCAGAAGTGAATATGCAGCCTCACACCTTGCCGGGGTACTGGGTGCACAGGGGGTGACATTCTGGAACAACACTTCGCTGTTGAAGAATGCAGACAGCAATGAGGTTCCTTCCGCTTTGGTAATCCGTTCGCTTTCCTATTCAGAAGCCACCGAACTTTCCTTCTTTGGTGCTCCGGTAATCCATCCGCAAGCCTTGCTGCCGGCGATCAACAAATCCATCAACGTACAACTTCGTTGGTGGGGGCAGGAGGATGAAGAGGGTACCAGTATCAGCAAGGATGGTGAGGGTGAGCAACTCAATAGGGTGAAGGGTTTTTCCATCATCCATGACATAGCCCTGATCAACGTCGAAGGTGCAGGCATGAGCGGTGTGATCGGTATTGCCAGCCGCCTGTTCAGTGCCATGCGCAAAGCCTCCATATCGGTAGTCTTGATCAGCCAGGCAAGCAGTGAATACTCAATCTGCTTTGCCGTACCTGAAAGTCAAATGGAGAATGCCTGCTCTGTCGCAAAAGATGCCTTCGCCCACGAAATGAACGAACATCTGATCCAGAGCATCGAAGGGGAGCCTGGTTTGGCCATCCTCGCAGCTGTAGGCAAACAAATGACCGGCCAAGCCGGAATTGCCGGCAAGTTTTTCTCATCGCTGGGCAGGGCCGGCGTCAACGTGATAGCCATCGCCCAAGGCTCAAGCGAAACCAACATCAGTGCGGTAATCAAAGGCAGTGATTCCAAAAAGGCCCTTAGGGCCCTGCATGCCCGTTTTTTCCTCTCCAAGCAGGCCCTTTCGGTCGGCCTGATCGGACCTGGGAACATCGGCAGCACCCTGCTTGAGCAAATTGCCTCTGAAAGCCATCGGCTGAAAGAACAATTCGGTGTTGATATTCATATTCGCGGTATTGCCAATTCCAAGAAAATGATGCTCGATCAGGACGGAATCGATCCGAGCCACTGGAAAGAACGCTTCGAAACAGAAGCCGTTCCCTTGGACCTCGAGCTGTTCACCCGGCACATAGGGGCGACCTATTTTCCCCATTCGCTTCTGATCGATTGTACCACCAGCAGTCTTCTGGCCCAGCAGTACGACAGTTGGCTTGAGATGGGTATTCACGTCATTACCCCGAACAAGAAGGCCGGTACCGCCCCGATGGCCTATTACAACAAGCTCTTTGACACTTGTCTGAGAACCGGCCGTCGGTTTCTGTACGAGACCACGGTAGGGGCGGGACTGCCGGTGATCTGCACCCTGAAGGACCTGGTCCAGACCGGTGATCGGATTCACCGCATCGAAGGTATCGTCAGCGGGACCTTGGCTTGGCTTTTCTCCACCTACGATGGGACGGTTCCGTTCAGCACCCTGGTTCGGAAGGCCAAGGAAATGGGATATACGGAACCCGATCCTCGTGACGACCTATCAGGAATGGATGTCGGACGCAAGACCGTCATCCTCGCACGAGAGATGGGCTATGAGGTTGAATTTGAGGATATTCCCATCCAAAGCATGGTTCCCGATGGCATGGCTTCGCTTTCCATCGAGGCCTTTATGCAGAATTTGGAAGCGTTGGATCTTTCTATTGAACAAGCATATCGTACAGCTGCTCTGAAGCAGGAAAAACTTCGCTATGTCGGTATTGTTGATGAACAGGGCTCTTGCAGCGCAACGCTTGCGAGCTTCGGGGTGGACCATCCCTTTGCCCAGACCAGTGGAACCGACAATGTCATTTGTTTTACCACCGACCGGTACCTAACCCAGCCGTTGGTGATCAAGGGGCCTGGGGCAGGGCGGGAAGTTACTGCCGGTGGTGTATTCTCCGATATGCTGCGTCTTGCAGCATATCTCGGTGCAAGAATTTAG
- a CDS encoding DUF4032 domain-containing protein: MQNNDLHKKESIEFLIKNTDMFLDADYEKLASQIEGHRYFLGKNLQMPITWDEAVYSWMSNLYEPISQVMETWTTQMSFPGKRKADLFFEVCDHLYYLSVAKQSEVNAYDAVLDYNAQYGKTLGRILAKLMSFNHAA; the protein is encoded by the coding sequence ATGCAGAATAATGATTTACACAAAAAAGAAAGTATTGAATTCCTGATCAAGAACACCGATATGTTCCTTGATGCAGATTACGAGAAGCTTGCTTCTCAAATAGAAGGTCATCGCTACTTCTTAGGGAAGAACCTGCAAATGCCCATTACCTGGGATGAAGCAGTCTACTCTTGGATGAGCAACCTCTACGAACCCATCAGTCAGGTGATGGAAACTTGGACTACGCAGATGAGCTTCCCCGGAAAAAGGAAAGCAGACCTGTTCTTCGAAGTGTGTGACCATCTGTACTACCTCAGTGTAGCAAAACAGAGTGAAGTGAACGCATATGATGCAGTGCTTGATTATAACGCACAGTACGGAAAGACCCTCGGAAGGATCCTTGCCAAACTGATGTCCTTCAACCACGCAGCGTAA
- a CDS encoding Bug family tripartite tricarboxylate transporter substrate binding protein, whose amino-acid sequence MKKLLVLLVLLSLVLGSAFAQGTAEATADSYPSGPVSVIVPYSAGGGTDLVARALVDAAKASFPKNIAVENRTGGGGAVGMSYGANAKADGSVITMITVELVTLPHTGTGAGLYYDQFKPIMMVNSAYSAVTVQANSPYNTLKDFLDAAKTKTMRVGNSGVGAIWHLAAAGLGKTAGVSFNHIPFEGAAPAITSLLGGHIDAVTVSYAEVASQVAAGNLKVLAVLAPERIAATPNIPTAKELGYDVAIGTWRGLGVPKDTPQPIVDKIYSIFSQAAKSDAFVKFMNGSNNIIDVLDSATYGKKLATDNEMFKALIAELGLKQQ is encoded by the coding sequence ATGAAGAAACTCCTCGTTTTGTTGGTGCTTCTGTCTCTCGTTCTTGGTTCAGCATTTGCCCAAGGCACTGCTGAAGCTACAGCTGACTCCTATCCCAGCGGACCGGTCTCGGTAATTGTTCCCTATTCTGCTGGTGGTGGAACCGACTTGGTTGCTCGTGCTCTGGTAGATGCTGCAAAAGCATCCTTCCCGAAGAACATTGCTGTTGAGAACAGAACCGGTGGCGGTGGTGCTGTCGGTATGTCGTATGGTGCAAATGCAAAGGCCGATGGTAGTGTCATTACCATGATCACCGTTGAATTGGTAACCCTTCCGCACACCGGAACCGGTGCCGGTCTGTACTATGACCAGTTCAAGCCGATCATGATGGTCAACAGTGCTTACAGTGCTGTAACCGTTCAGGCTAACTCACCGTACAACACACTCAAAGATTTCTTGGATGCAGCAAAGACCAAGACCATGCGTGTCGGTAACTCCGGTGTCGGAGCAATTTGGCACCTGGCAGCTGCAGGCCTTGGAAAGACAGCCGGCGTTTCTTTCAACCACATTCCGTTTGAAGGTGCAGCTCCTGCCATCACCAGCTTGCTTGGCGGCCATATCGATGCAGTAACGGTTAGTTATGCAGAGGTTGCAAGCCAGGTAGCAGCCGGTAATCTGAAGGTGCTCGCAGTTCTCGCTCCCGAGCGCATTGCAGCAACCCCGAACATTCCCACCGCAAAGGAATTGGGATACGACGTTGCTATCGGTACCTGGAGAGGGCTTGGTGTACCCAAGGACACTCCTCAGCCGATCGTCGACAAGATTTACTCCATTTTCAGCCAGGCAGCGAAGTCCGATGCTTTCGTGAAATTCATGAACGGCAGCAACAACATCATTGATGTACTGGACAGCGCAACCTATGGCAAAAAACTCGCTACGGACAATGAGATGTTCAAGGCCCTGATCGCAGAGCTTGGACTGAAGCAGCAGTAA
- a CDS encoding bifunctional 4-hydroxy-2-oxoglutarate aldolase/2-dehydro-3-deoxy-phosphogluconate aldolase, with product MTHIQTVLQTIGTSKVISIIRGIEYEAAANVIAALKKGGVSCLEVTMNTNQSLAIIEKARLDESLLVGAGTVLDVNMARECIRAGAQFVLSPLLDIKVIEYCLSHDVLPVPGVFTPTELYSAHRCGAPLLKIFPAGGVGPQYIKDLLGPFNGMKLLPVGGVSVENTAAFMKAGSFAVGVGSYLANPELSKQKAWETITQRAKLFIEQANQR from the coding sequence ATGACACACATACAGACTGTATTGCAGACCATTGGAACCAGCAAAGTAATTTCCATTATCAGGGGAATTGAATATGAAGCGGCGGCAAACGTGATTGCCGCACTCAAGAAAGGTGGAGTCTCTTGCTTGGAAGTGACCATGAACACCAATCAGTCACTTGCAATCATTGAAAAGGCACGTTTGGATGAGAGCCTTTTGGTAGGGGCTGGAACGGTACTGGATGTGAACATGGCTCGAGAGTGCATTAGAGCCGGGGCTCAGTTCGTGCTCTCCCCTCTGCTCGATATCAAGGTTATCGAGTACTGCCTTTCCCACGATGTACTTCCTGTCCCTGGTGTTTTTACCCCGACTGAGCTCTATAGCGCCCACCGCTGTGGAGCTCCTTTGCTGAAGATTTTTCCCGCCGGCGGTGTAGGGCCTCAATATATTAAAGACCTCCTCGGCCCATTCAATGGCATGAAACTGCTTCCTGTGGGAGGAGTCTCTGTTGAAAATACTGCCGCATTCATGAAAGCCGGATCCTTTGCTGTGGGTGTCGGCTCGTATCTGGCAAATCCCGAGCTTTCCAAACAAAAAGCTTGGGAGACCATCACACAGCGTGCTAAGCTCTTTATTGAGCAAGCCAATCAACGTTGA
- the rpmB gene encoding 50S ribosomal protein L28, with the protein MARRCEICGKGTVAGNSVPRKGQAKKHGGVGQHIGVTTKRVFRPNLVTIKTLINGTPRTIKICTRCLRSGKVEKLV; encoded by the coding sequence ATGGCTCGTAGATGTGAGATTTGCGGAAAAGGAACGGTAGCCGGAAACAGTGTTCCGAGAAAAGGTCAGGCCAAGAAGCATGGTGGTGTCGGTCAGCACATTGGCGTAACCACGAAGCGCGTATTCCGCCCCAATCTCGTAACGATCAAGACTTTGATCAATGGTACTCCTCGCACCATTAAGATTTGCACTCGTTGCCTGAGAAGCGGAAAGGTCGAGAAGCTCGTATAA